In Fusarium verticillioides 7600 chromosome 4, whole genome shotgun sequence, the following proteins share a genomic window:
- a CDS encoding alpha,alpha-trehalose-phosphate synthase, with amino-acid sequence MPGAVDENGQAAPGRLLLLSNRLPITIKRSEDGSYSFSMSSGGLVTGLSGLSKTTSFQWYGWPGLEVPDNEVEGMKQRLKDEYGAHPVFIDDELADRHYNGFSNSILWPLFHYHPGEITFDESAWAAYQEVNRLFAKTVIKDVQDGDLIWVHDYHLMLLPQMLREEIGESKKNVKIGFFLHTPFPSSEIYRILPVREALLTGLLDCDLIGFHTYDYARHFLSSCSRILECPTTPNGVDWNGRFVTVGAFPIGIDPENFVEGLKKPKVQERIAALSRKFEGVKLVVGVDRLDYIKGVPQKLHALEVFLTEHPEWIGKIVLVQVAVPSRQDVEEYQNLRAVVNELVGRINGKFGTIEFMPIHFLHQSVTFDELTALYAVSDVCLVSSTRDGMNLVSYEYIATQQKNHGVMILSEFTGAAQSLNGSLIVNPWNTEELANALHDAVTMSPEQREANYKKLERYVFKYTSAWWGASFVSEMTRLSTEGSQPKTLRNVSGAVIGLEQKAQQAVADLEKKAEELLTIDEKKEADSQTEPSQ; translated from the exons ATGCCCGGTGCTGTcgatgagaatggccaagCTGCCCCGGGCCGCCTGTTGCTACTCTCCAATCGATTGCCCATCACAATTAAGCGATCAGAAGATGGTAGTTACTCATTTTCTATGTCTTCTGGAGGTCTCGTCACGGGCCTCAGTGGTCTTAGCAAAACCACCAGTTTCCAGTGGTATGGTTGGCCGGGTCTCGAGGTCCCTGATAACGAAGTCGAGGGTATGAAGCAACGACTGAAAGACGAGTACGGCGCGCACCCGGTTTTTATCGACGATGAACTTGCCGACCGACATTACAATGGGTTTTCTA ACTCAATTCTTTGGCCTCTTTTCCATTACCACCCTGGTGAGATCACATTCGACGAGTCCGCTTGGGCCGCATACCAAGAAGTCAATCGCCTCTTTGCCAAGACCGTTATCAAGGATGTGCAAGATGGTGATCTTATTTGGGTTCATGACTACCATCTGATGCTCCTCCCACAAATGCTTCGTGAGGAGATCGGCGAATCGAAAaagaatgtcaagattggcttcttcctccataCACCATTCCCCAGTAGTGAAATTTACAGGATCCTGCCTGTCAGAGAAGCACTCCTTACTGGGCTTCTTGACTGCGACCTGATCGGTTTCCATACATACGACTACGCTCGTCACTTCCTTAGCAGTTGCTCCCGCATTCTAGAGTGTCCCACGACCCCCAACGGTGTCGATTGGAATGGCCGTTTTGTGACAGTTGGTGCCTTCCCCATTGGAATCGATCCCGAAAACTTTGTTGAAGGactgaagaagccaaaagtGCAAGAACGTATCGCTGCACTCAGCCGAAAGTTCGAAGGTGTCAAGCTCGTCGTTGGAGTCGATCGCTTGGATTACATCAAGGGCGTCCCTCAGAAACTGCACGCTCTTGAAGTGTTCCTGACCGAACATCCGGAATGGATTGGCAAAATCGTTCTGGTTCAGGTTGCTGTTCCTTCGCGACAAGACGTCGAAGAGTATCAGAATCTCCGCGCTGTGGTTAACGAACTGGTCGGCCGTATCAACGGAAAGTTTGGCACCATTGAGTTTATGCCCATTCATTTCCTCCATCAATCCGTCACTTTCGACGAGCTTACTGCCCTGTATGCTGTATCTGACGTCTGTTTGGTCTCATCCACTCGTGACGGTATGAATCTGGTATCCTACGAATACATTGCGACACAACAGAAGAACCACGGCGTCATGATTTTGAGCGAATTCACAGGTGCTGCTCAATCGCTTAATGGCAGTCTCATCGTCAATCCTTGGAACACAGAAGAGCTTGCCAATGCTTTACATGACGCTGTTACCATGAGCCCCGAACAACGTGAAGCCAACTACAAGAAGCTCGAACGCTACGTTTTCAAGTACACCAGTGCTTGGTGGGGTGCTAGCTTTGTCTCTGAAATGACCCGTCTTAGTACTGAGGGTTCTCAGCCCAAAACCCTGCGCAACGTCTCTGGGGCTGTAATCGGACTGGAGCAGAAAGCCCAACAGGCTGtcgctgatcttgagaagaaggccgaggaaCTATTAACCattgacgagaagaaggaagccgATTCCCAGACAGAGCCCTCTCAATAA
- a CDS encoding prenylcysteine oxidase/farnesylcysteine lyase, protein MLPLALLGALASVLCRAEDVKNVAIIGAGAAGSSAAFHLWQYAIEEDIAINITIFEKTDRIGGRTLTVPAYNDPSLPIELGASIFVGANHILANASERYHLPVSEPHRLEKDDMTVIWDGYEFVFQTTEGSWAWWDLAKMFWRYGLAPYRSKQIVDAMVKHFLKIYEAPYFPFKSLTQRAEQLGWNEITSITGEQMLKRNEIDPRFAREILQVGTRVNYASNLAYIHGLETLVSLATDNAMSVDSGNWRIFEHMVVESGASISRNMTVASIEKVQKRTRSSSPVYAITTKDAGSQDGTSKQYDVGFDNVIIANPWQFSNIKTGEGVLDRKIDEIPYTKLHVTLFASPLELSPEFFGLKAGSKAPATVYTTLGEDEEPRKGGEGVGRTGFYSISTLKYLVNPKTGQKERVYKIFSPTPVTADFLTRLLGTDIPDSVISGKLQDDANASNIISWYHPHWFNSYPVELPRVTFEDPIIGDGIYYTSGIESFVSCMETSALMGKNVARLAVDIFAGISRPEPPKEWEGYEAGEEKEEGIRAQAESEL, encoded by the exons ATGTTACCTTTGGCTCTGCTCGGCGCCCTCGCAAGTGTCCTGTGCAGAGCAGAAGATGTTAAAAACGTTGCCATCATTG gggctggagctgctgggTCGTCGGCAGCCTTTCATTTATGGCAATATGCTATAGAAGAGGACATTGCTATTAATATCACCATATTTGAAAAGACGGATCGCATCGGAGGCCGCACATTGACAGTCCCTGCGTATAATGATCCTTCTCTACCCATCGAGCTCGGCGCGTCTATCTTTGTTGGTGCCAATCATATTCTTGCCAACGCCAGTGAACGCTACCATCTCCCAGTGAGCGAGCCCCACCGTCTCGAAAAGGATGATATGACTGTTATATGGGATGGCTACGAGTTCGTCTTCCAGACGACCGAGGGGTCCTGGGCATGGTGGGATCTGGCCAAGATGTTCTGGAGATATGGGCTCGCACCCTACAGGTCTAAACAAATTGTGGATGCTATGGTTAAACATTTCCTCAAGATATACGAAGCCCCTTACTTTCCTTTCAAGTCGCTCACTCAGAGAGCCGAACAGTTGGGCTGGAATGAGATTACAAGTATAACGGGAGAGCAGATGTTAAAGCGAAAC GAAATTGATCCTCGTTTCGCCCGTGAGATCTTACAGGTTGGCACACGTGTCAACTATGCTTCAAACCTGGCTTATATTCATGGTCTGGAGACTCTG GTTTCGTTGGCAACCGACAACGCGATGTCTGTGGATAGTGGCAACTGGCGTATCTTTGAGCATATGGTGGTAGAGAGCGGAGCTTCTATCTCTCGCAACATGACCGTGGCTTCAATCGAAAAAGTCCAAAAGAGAACTCGGTCATCTTCGCCAGTGTATGCCATCACAACGAAAGATGCCGGCTCACAGGACGGCACTTCGAAACAATATGATGTCGGGTTTGAcaacgtcatcatcgccaaccccTGGCAGTTCAGTAACATAAAAACTGGAGAGGGTGTTCTCGATCGCAAAATCGATGAGATCCCCTATACCAAACTGCACGTTACACTATTTGCATCACCATTGGAGCTTAGTCCCGAATTCTTTGGCTTGAAGGCCGGAAGCAAAGCGCCTGCTACTGTTTACACTACTCTTGGTGAAGACGAAGAACCAAGAAAAGGGGGCGAGGGAGTCGGTCGTACTGGCTTCTACTCTATTAGCACATTGAAATATCTCGTCAACCCTAAGACAGGTCAGAAGGAGCGTGTCTATAAGATCTTCTCGCCCACGCCCGTCACTGCCGATTTCCTCACACGTCTTTTGGGCACCGATATCCCAGACTCTGTGATTTCTGGAAAGTTACAAGATGATGCAAATGCTTCCAATATTATCTCTTGGTATCATCCTCACTGGTTCAACTCTTACCCAGTTGAGCTCCCTCGTGTCACATTTGAGGACCCTATTATCGGCGACGGCATATACTACACGTCTGGTATTGAGAGCTTCGTGTCATGTATGGAAACCAGTGCTTTGATGGGCAAGAATGTGGCCCGGTTGGCTGTAGATATCTTTGCCGGTATTTCTCGCCCGGAACCACCTAAGGAATGGGAGGGATATGAAGCCGGCGAGGAAAAGGAGGAAGGAATTCGTGCTCAGGCTGAAAGTGAACTCTGA
- a CDS encoding F-type H+-transporting ATPase subunit C, translating to MKRQTLLQATSRNAFQVQRRAYSSEIAQAMVEVSKNLGMGAAAIGLTGAGIGIGLVFAALLNGVARNPALRGQLFSYAILGFAFVEAIGLFDLMVALMAKFT from the exons ATGAAGCGTCAGACTCTTCTCCAGGCTACCAGCCGCAACGCCTTCCAGGTGCAGCGCCGTGCCTACTCCTCCGAGATCGCCCAGGCCATGGTTGAGgtctccaagaacttggGTATGGGTGCCGCCGCCATTGGTCTGACTGGTGCCGGTATTGGTATCGGTCTCGTCTTCGCCGCCCTCCTCAACGGTGTTGCCCGCAACCCTGCCCTCCGTGGCCAGCTCTTCTCTTATGCCATTCTGGGTTTCGCTTTCGTTGAGGCCATCGGTCTGTTCGATCTGATGGTTGccctcatggccaagttc ACCTAA
- a CDS encoding F-type H+-transporting ATPase subunit C — MASSRVFASRLASQMAVKAARPAVRAPVAAASKRTISGASPLQAMKRQTLLQATSRNAFQVQRRAYSSEIAQAMVEVSKNLGMGAAAIGLTGAGIGIGLVFAALLNGVARNPALRGQLFSYAILGFAFVEAIGLFDLMVALMAKFVSQYPILTLIIPFEHELTCSTLDLSYFPANWVGSCRMIESTRQGRLLSIVHCAIS, encoded by the exons atggcCTCTTCTCGTGTCTTCGCCTCTCGCCTGGCCTCCCAGATGGCCGTCAAGGCCGCTCGCCCTGCTGTCCGAGCCCCCGTCGCTGCTGCCAGCAAGCGAACCATCTCTG GCGCCAGCCCTCTCCAGGCCATGAAGCGTCAGACTCTTCTCCAGGCTACCAGCCGCAACGCCTTCCAGGTGCAGCGCCGTGCCTACTCCTCCGAGATCGCCCAGGCCATGGTTGAGgtctccaagaacttggGTATGGGTGCCGCCGCCATTGGTCTGACTGGTGCCGGTATTGGTATCGGTCTCGTCTTCGCCGCCCTCCTCAACGGTGTTGCCCGCAACCCTGCCCTCCGTGGCCAGCTCTTCTCTTATGCCATTCTGGGTTTCGCTTTCGTTGAGGCCATCGGTCTGTTCGATCTGATGGTTGccctcatggccaagttcGTAAGTCAATATCCTATTCTCACACTTATAATCCCTTTCGAGCATGAATTAACATGCTCCACTTTAGACCTAAGTTATTTCCCGGCCAATTGGGTAGGCTCGTGCCGAATGATCGAGTCAACGAGACAGGGGAGGTTGCTGAGCATAGTGCATTGTGCCATATCCTGA
- a CDS encoding 26S proteasome regulatory subunit N3 produces MPSKTPNNNGKKPAGNNVQKNKDVEMTDSTKPKGKKSAKDGDEEMTVVVPPSKSKKSDKTAADAEGDVSMGEEEEEAKVDPVTQTIADIKSNFALIDRAVSLFDARFSLRALRSISIIRKRLTPDIIAQVISEAFPATANSSAAVKPLLSAIERDDVILGRQSGSEMEIDEAKTSGKNSAKKEAKDPIPEIDIFLGILVQVFLFDSKQFQRGADFSKYLSDRVQSLNRRTLDSLSAKVYFYYSIFCEHIAPLPPSPQSPVVAIRPTLLAALRTAVLRKDVDTQASVIVLLLRNYLSTSHINQADLLVSHTQFPENAVNNQVARFLYYLGRIRAIQLRYTEAHEHLTAATRKAPSSSCALGFAQTATKLLYVVELLMGDIPDRAMFRQPTMEVALQPYFLLVKSVRVGNLEDFETAIADHADTFRRDSTYSLILRLRQNVIKTGIRMMSLSYSRISLRDICIRLHLGSEESAEYIVAKAIRDGVIEATLDRERGFMKSKEVGDVYATREPGEAFHDRIRACLALHDESVKAMRFPMNQHRLELKNAQEAREREREMAKEIQEGDLDEDDLGGDFDGI; encoded by the exons ATGCCCAGCAAGACGCCAAACAACAACGGAAAGAAGCCTGCCGGGAACAACGTTCAGAAAAATAAGGACGTAGAGATGACGGACAGCACAAAgcccaagggcaagaagtccgccaaggatggtgatgaagagatgacCGTTGTTGTTCCTCCTTCAAAGTCGAAAAAGTCTGACAAGACGGCCGCTGACGCTGAAGGTGACGTGTCAatgggcgaagaagaggaagaggccaaggTTGACCCTGTAACACAGACTATCGCAG ATATCAAGAGCAACTTTGCTTTGATAGATCGTGCGGTTTCACTTTTCGACGCCAGATTCTCCCTTCGCGCCTTACGAtctatctccatcatccGCAAGCGTTTGACCCCCGATATCATTGCACAGGTCATTTCCGAGGCCTTCCCAGCTACCGCCAACTCGAGTGCCGCTGTCAAGCCGCTCTTGTCTGCTATTGAGCGCGATGATGTTATCCTGGGCCGACAGAGTGGTTCAGAGATGGAAATCGATGAGGCGAAGACTTCTGGCAAGAACAGTGctaagaaagaagccaaggaccCCATTCCTGAGATTGATATTTTCCTTGGTATTCTTGTCCAggtcttcctctttgacTCCAAGCAGTTCCAGCGCGGTGCCGACTTCTCTAAGTACCTTTCGGACAGAGTCCAGTCGCTCAATCGCCGTACACTTGACTCTTTGTCTGCCAAGGTCTACTTCTACTACTCCATCTTTTGCGAGCACATTGCACCTCTTCCCCCTTCTCCCCAATCTCCCGTTGTCGCTATCCGGCCAACTCTCCTCGCCGCTCTCCGAACCGCCGTGCTACGTAAAGATGTCGACACGCAAGCATCGGTTATCGTTCTACTGCTGCGAAACTATCTATCAACTTCGCACATCAACCAGGCTGATCTCTTGGTCTCACATACCCAGTTTCCCGAGAACGCTGTCAACAACCAGGTAGCACGATTTCTCTACTACCTCGGTCGCATTCGAGCTATTCAGCTGCGCTACACCGAGGCTCATGAGCATCTCACTGCTGCCACCCGAAAGGCTCCTTCTAGCAGCTGCGCCCTTGGTTTCGCTCAGACGGCCACTAAGCTGCTCTATGTTGTTGAGCTGTTGATGGGTGACATTCCTGACCGAGCTATGTTCCGACAGCCAACAATGGAGGTCGCTCTCCAGCCCTACTTCCTCCTGGTCAAGTCGGTCAGAGTTGGAAAccttgaggactttgagacaGCCATTGCCGATCATGCCGATACCTTCCGACGAGATAGCACGtacagcctcatcctccgtTTACGACAGAACGTCATCAAGACCGGTATTCGTATGATGTCTCTGTCCTACTCTCGCATCTCTCTTCGTGACATTTGCATTCGTCTGCACCTTGGTAGCGAGGAGTCGGCTGAGTACATTGTTGCCAAGGCTATCCGCGACGGTGTAATTGAAGCTACCTTGGATCGTGAGAGGGGTTTCATGAAGAGCAAGGAGGTTGGTGACGTGTATGCTACTCGTGAGCCGGGTGAGGCGTTCCACGACCGAATTCGAGCATGTTTAGCTCTTCACGACGAGAGTGTAAAG GCTATGCGATTCCCTATGAATCAACATcgtcttgagctcaagaacgcCCAGGAGGCCcgtgagcgtgagcgtgagatggccaaggagaTCCAGGAAGGTGACTTAGACGAGGACGATCTCGGCGGAGACTTTGACGGTATCTAA
- a CDS encoding F-type H+-transporting ATPase subunit C, whose amino-acid sequence MASSRVFASRLASQMAVKAARPAVRAPVAAASKRTISGASPLQAMKRQTLLQATSRNAFQVQRRAYSSEIAQAMVEVSKNLGMGAAAIGLTGAGIGIGLVFAALLNGVARNPALRGQLFSYAILGFAFVEAIGLFDLMVALMAKFT is encoded by the exons atggcCTCTTCTCGTGTCTTCGCCTCTCGCCTGGCCTCCCAGATGGCCGTCAAGGCCGCTCGCCCTGCTGTCCGAGCCCCCGTCGCTGCTGCCAGCAAGCGAACCATCTCTG GCGCCAGCCCTCTCCAGGCCATGAAGCGTCAGACTCTTCTCCAGGCTACCAGCCGCAACGCCTTCCAGGTGCAGCGCCGTGCCTACTCCTCCGAGATCGCCCAGGCCATGGTTGAGgtctccaagaacttggGTATGGGTGCCGCCGCCATTGGTCTGACTGGTGCCGGTATTGGTATCGGTCTCGTCTTCGCCGCCCTCCTCAACGGTGTTGCCCGCAACCCTGCCCTCCGTGGCCAGCTCTTCTCTTATGCCATTCTGGGTTTCGCTTTCGTTGAGGCCATCGGTCTGTTCGATCTGATGGTTGccctcatggccaagttc ACCTAA
- a CDS encoding transcription initiation factor TFIID subunit 12, whose product MNPQMGQQGQGQQAGAGQAQQRPPPMYQPNQIRNLPTLSDEEKSKYEAGLQGLWNKANNSPQNSPDHIAARQKIIEFSKMLITKIQQRRSQQMQGQNAQNQQARPQQMQQNAAGQANQAQPQQQAAGAAAGNQSAAAAAAVRRNPVPDHIQQHVNKINFRAPQSVIDKSAAEATKWIEEIKERYTRALMTMDASKQKVSQIDKIINDRAAAGQPFKEDELRQLQLKKDQQLKAHTDAHKWVDNVRKQQGSLQGTGQAQAQGQTQPQAQNSARLSQQGNQPVQQAAATQQNQPQAQSRPQQQQQQQQTQAAQSQPQATQQQNNAQANTAAVNAAVEVAKQQLAAVSRASPVNGTPGTAPAQVRPGQGTPQPGRQQLPAAQVQVKQEPGAPPMNPVMASAAAQNQAGTPTQQSAPRIPTPQQAAASAPVTAAGPQQALSHSAAMDLANQKAINTPGSASVPGRPAATGTPTPGSAVNQGVMGPNVPQQPTPQGHPHAHPPQPQQTPMQSKMPIPKVLPEKATAVPQGVSVGGGVNTGRPTMSQGSGTLGGVINQPAMARIPAYNHEAEGDHVLSKKKLDELVRQVCGGPIEGQDGNLLTPEVEENVLNMADSFVDSVLHAACRNSKERGSKVLEIRDIQLVLERTYNIRVPGYSSDELRTVRKIQPSTGWIAKMSAVQAAKVMPGKGE is encoded by the exons ATGAATCCTCAGATGGgccagcaaggccaaggccagCAAGCTGGTGCTGGTCAGGCACAACAACGCCCACCACCTATGTATCAACCCAACCAAATCAGAAACCTTCCAACATTGAGTGATGAGGAAAAGTCGAAGTACGAGGCCGGATTGCAGGGTCTTTGGAACAAAGCCAACAACTCTCCCCAGAACAGCCCGGATCACATTGCTGCCCGTCAAAAGATTATAgagttctccaagatgctTATCACAAAGATCCAGCAAAGACGCTCCCAGCAAATGCAAGGACAGAATGCCCAAAACCAGCAGGCTCGCCCTCAGCAAATGCAACAGAACGCTGCTGGGCAAGCAAATCAAGcacagcctcagcaacaagctgCCGGGGCTGCTGCAGGTAACCAATccgccgccgctgctgctgccgttCGACGAAACCCAGTTCCCGATCATATCCAGCAGCATGTTAATAAGATTAATTTTCGAGCTCCTCAGTCCGTCATCGATAAATCCGCTGCGGAGGCTACCAAATGGAtagaagagatcaaggaacGTTATACCCGAGCCTTGATGACTATGGATGCGAGCAAACAAAAAGTGTCTCAAATTGATAAAATCATCAATGATAGAGCCGCGGCCGGACAGCCGTTTAAAGAAGACGAGCTTCGACAGCTACAATTGAAGAAGGATCAGCAGCTCAAAGCCCATACGGATGCCCATAAATGGGTTGACAATGTGCGCAAGCAACAGGGAAGTCTGCAGGGCACTGGCCAGGCTCAAGCACAAGGTCAAACTCAACCGCAAGCACAAAACTCTGCCAGGTTGTCGCAACAAGGAAATCAGCCGGTGCAGCAGGCTGCAGCGACACAACAAAATCAACCGCAAGCACAGTCGAGgccgcagcagcagcagcaacaacaacaaacccaGGCAGCGCAGAGCCAACCTCAAGCGACTCAGCAACAGAACAACGCGCAGGCCAATACTGCCGCGGTTAACGCGGCCGTCGAAGTTGCTAAGCAGCAGTTAGCCGCCGTCAGTCGAGCTTCCCCAGTGAACGGAACACCTGGAACAGCACCGGCGCAGGTACGTCCCGGGCAAGGGACACCTCAACCAGGACGCCAGCAACTACCAGCGGCGCAAGTTCAGGTTAAACAGGAACCTGGTGCACCCCCCATGAATCCTGTGATGGCTTCGGCAGCTGCGCAGAATCAGGCTGGGACGCCGACACAGCAGAGCGCACCACGGATCCCTACGCCCCAACAGGCGGCGGCTTCTGCTCCAGTCACGGCGGCGGGTCCTCAGCAGGCTCTCAGTCACTCAGCTGCGATGGATCTTGCAAACCAGAAGGCTATTAACACTCCAGGAAGTGCCTCGGTGCCTGGCCGGCCTGCCGCAACTGGAACACCTACACCGGGTAGTGCAGTGAATCAAGGAGTGATGGGACCTAACGTTCCTCAGCAACCAACACCACAAGGCCATCCACATGCACATCCTCCACAACCCCAACAAACGCCAATGCAGTCTAAAATGCCTATCCCCAAGGTGCTTCCTGAAAAGGCTACAGCTGTGCCCCAAGGTGTTTcggttggtggtggtgtgaACACTGGTCGGCCTACAATGTCCCAAGGCAGCGGAACCCTTGGCGGCGTTATTAACCAACCGGCGATGGCTAGAATTCCGGCCTACAACCATGAAGCTGAGGGAGATCACGTTTTGAGTAAGAAGAAATTGGACGAACTCGTTCGGCAAGTATGCGGAGGCCCGATCGAGGGGCAAGATGGAAACCTGCTCACTCCTGAAGTGGAGGAG AACGTCCTGAACATGGCAGACTCGTTCGTTGACAGTGTCCTCCATGCGGCGTGTCGAAACTCAAAGGAGCGTGGTTCCAAAGTGCTCGAGATTCGTGACATTCAACTTGTCTTAGAGAGAACTTACAACATCCGTGTCCCTGGATACTCGTCTGATGAGCTTCGTACTGTCCGCAAGATCCAGCCATCTACTGGATGGATTGCAAAAATGAGTGCAGTCCAAGCGGCGAAGGTCATGCCTGGCAAGGGTGAATGA